A stretch of Desulfonispora thiosulfatigenes DSM 11270 DNA encodes these proteins:
- a CDS encoding DUF1573 domain-containing protein, with protein sequence MRENICEDFQETVREYLIRHQSILDIISKSQETNAYISRALTKAITQCGCIELNSKKINLPESSTISDIKDAYNSQLKGNLCSTCSEIIEQELGKNLFYIVALCNALELDLEDILLKENKKVKALGRFNCT encoded by the coding sequence TTGAGGGAAAATATTTGTGAAGACTTTCAAGAAACAGTAAGAGAGTACCTTATAAGGCATCAAAGCATTCTAGACATAATATCTAAATCTCAAGAAACTAATGCTTATATTTCGAGGGCGTTAACTAAGGCTATCACTCAATGCGGTTGTATAGAGTTAAACTCCAAGAAAATAAACCTTCCTGAAAGTTCTACTATCTCTGATATAAAAGATGCCTATAATAGTCAATTGAAGGGAAATTTATGTAGTACTTGCTCTGAAATTATTGAACAAGAATTAGGAAAAAACCTTTTTTATATTGTGGCCCTTTGTAATGCTTTAGAATTAGATTTAGAGGATATTTTGCTAAAAGAAAATAAAAAAGTTAAAGCTTTAGGTAGATTTAACTGTACTTAA